A region from the Mesorhizobium sp. J8 genome encodes:
- a CDS encoding nucleotidyltransferase family protein, whose product MKAVIQCGGMGMRLRPFTSVLPKPLMPIGARPVLELLLKWLRRNGIENVYVTTGYLGHLIRSVCGDGSQWNLKIRYTQEMEPLGTIGPLSLIRDELDEPFLVLNGDVLTDLSLSRFVAAHRAHKDLVTIATAARVTKMDFGVIDEVNDTVQVFREKPALTHLVSMGIYCMNPAVLQFIPSGIPFGFDDLMLQMLQDGQVVHVYKHEGLWLDIGRVEDFQKAQTISWEEQSASIEVAAAAA is encoded by the coding sequence ATGAAAGCGGTTATCCAATGCGGTGGAATGGGGATGCGTCTGCGCCCATTCACATCGGTTCTGCCAAAGCCTCTGATGCCTATCGGTGCCCGGCCGGTGCTTGAATTGCTGCTCAAATGGTTGCGGCGCAACGGCATCGAGAACGTCTACGTCACGACTGGCTACCTGGGTCATCTGATCCGCAGCGTGTGCGGCGACGGTTCGCAATGGAACCTCAAGATACGCTATACGCAGGAAATGGAACCGCTCGGGACCATCGGCCCGCTCTCTCTGATCAGGGACGAACTGGACGAACCATTTCTGGTCCTGAACGGCGATGTGCTTACCGATCTGAGCCTCAGCCGTTTCGTGGCGGCGCATCGGGCGCACAAAGATCTGGTTACGATCGCGACGGCGGCGCGCGTCACCAAAATGGACTTTGGCGTCATCGACGAGGTCAATGACACCGTCCAGGTGTTTCGCGAAAAGCCTGCGCTCACGCATCTGGTGAGCATGGGAATCTACTGCATGAACCCGGCGGTCCTCCAGTTCATTCCATCGGGCATCCCCTTCGGCTTCGACGATCTCATGTTGCAAATGCTCCAGGATGGGCAGGTCGTGCACGTCTACAAGCACGAGGGGCTTTGGCTGGACATCGGCCGCGTCGAAGACTTCCAGAAGGCGCAGACGATTTCCTGGGAGGAGCAGTCGGCTTCGATAGAGGTCGCCGCGGCCGCAGCCTGA
- a CDS encoding polysaccharide biosynthesis/export family protein → MTSLSRFSFALLAVCAMTSMAVAAETSTYRISPGDTVEIGITSIPDRTQRAVVQMDGTIVLPEAGTVSVGGLTPPELQSRMQTILPTKIFHIRMPDGREQMAVVRPSDVTAIIAEYRPIYVTGDVLTPGQQAYRPLMTVRQAIAVAGGFSLLRARTNQPGPDPTDLRRDYEMIWGEYTKDYFHSARLRAELDKQESFDTQPPQGSPLSPSLAAGIAKAEAEALKLSLDNFQQEQSFVEKGAKDAAAQIETLMKRAQDEADGVKADEEDLEQVTKAFKAGNLTNNRLADVRRAVLLSSSRALETSVELMRTQRQREDFARQLERNENQRRIGLLNELRDTEVRLADIGTRLRAASQKLQPVGATAAPLSIAGETVRAQMTIVRNVDGQWRKQAADEDAEVAPGDTIEVRFSNELESAAAQ, encoded by the coding sequence ATGACCAGCCTTAGCCGGTTCTCCTTCGCGCTTCTTGCAGTCTGTGCCATGACGTCCATGGCCGTGGCGGCCGAGACATCGACCTACCGGATTTCGCCCGGCGATACGGTCGAGATCGGAATAACGTCCATTCCCGACCGGACGCAGCGTGCCGTTGTTCAGATGGATGGCACGATCGTGCTGCCCGAAGCCGGCACGGTCTCCGTCGGCGGTCTGACGCCACCCGAATTGCAGAGCCGTATGCAAACGATCCTGCCGACCAAGATCTTCCATATCCGCATGCCCGACGGCCGCGAACAGATGGCCGTCGTAAGGCCGAGCGACGTGACGGCGATCATCGCAGAGTACCGCCCGATTTACGTGACCGGCGATGTTCTCACCCCCGGACAGCAGGCCTACCGTCCACTGATGACCGTGCGCCAGGCGATCGCCGTGGCCGGCGGCTTCAGCCTTCTGCGGGCGCGGACCAACCAGCCAGGCCCCGATCCGACGGATCTGCGGCGCGATTACGAGATGATCTGGGGAGAATACACCAAGGATTACTTCCACAGCGCGCGCCTGCGGGCCGAGCTCGACAAGCAGGAAAGCTTCGACACGCAGCCCCCGCAAGGATCGCCGCTTTCGCCATCGCTCGCGGCGGGCATAGCGAAGGCTGAAGCGGAAGCGCTCAAGCTCTCCCTGGATAATTTTCAGCAAGAGCAAAGCTTTGTCGAAAAGGGCGCCAAGGATGCCGCAGCGCAGATCGAGACGCTGATGAAGCGCGCGCAGGATGAAGCGGATGGCGTCAAGGCCGATGAAGAGGATCTGGAGCAGGTCACCAAGGCGTTCAAGGCCGGCAACCTGACGAACAATAGGCTCGCCGACGTCCGGCGCGCCGTCCTGCTGTCGTCCAGCCGGGCGCTGGAAACATCAGTCGAGCTGATGCGGACACAGCGTCAGCGGGAAGACTTTGCCCGGCAGCTCGAGCGCAACGAGAACCAAAGGCGCATCGGTCTGCTGAACGAATTGCGGGACACCGAGGTTCGCCTGGCCGACATCGGCACAAGGCTTCGCGCCGCGAGCCAGAAGTTGCAGCCCGTGGGCGCGACCGCCGCGCCTCTGTCGATTGCCGGCGAAACGGTTCGGGCCCAGATGACGATCGTTCGCAATGTCGATGGGCAGTGGCGCAAGCAGGCTGCGGACGAGGATGCCGAGGTGGCGCCGGGAGATACGATCGAGGTCAGGTTCAGCAACGAATTGGAGAGCGCGGCGGCACAATAA
- a CDS encoding SDR family NAD(P)-dependent oxidoreductase, which translates to MTYQGKRVLVTGADGFIGSHLTEALVRGGADVTALALYNSFDSHGWLDDLPDEIRSQLKLVRGDIRDCAFLNRIVRGQAIVFHLAALIAIPYSYAAAQSYVETNVLGTVNVLEAARQWDTERIVHTSTSEVYGTALTMPINETHPLQGQSPYSASKIGADMMAESYARSFDVPVVVLRPFNTFGPRQSERAIVPTLIRQAVDPKCQAIMVGDTSPVRDLTFVEDTAAAFLSAGSAELEFGHAYNAGSQRAVTISDVLDLVLELSGSSKPVHRDESRLRPQNSEVRALLADSSRLESATGWRAQTDLREGLRRTVAWWRARLTEGRVRHEMSYMT; encoded by the coding sequence ATGACCTACCAGGGAAAGAGGGTTTTGGTCACCGGGGCGGATGGATTCATAGGATCGCATCTGACTGAAGCTCTGGTGCGCGGCGGGGCCGATGTGACGGCATTGGCTCTCTACAATTCGTTCGACAGCCACGGGTGGCTGGATGATCTGCCTGACGAGATCCGAAGCCAACTCAAGCTTGTCCGTGGCGACATCCGCGACTGTGCCTTCCTGAACCGGATCGTACGCGGCCAAGCCATCGTGTTTCATCTCGCGGCCTTGATCGCCATTCCATACTCCTACGCAGCCGCCCAGTCCTATGTGGAAACCAACGTCCTGGGTACTGTGAATGTGCTTGAAGCCGCCCGCCAGTGGGACACCGAGCGCATTGTGCACACCTCGACCAGCGAGGTGTATGGCACGGCTTTGACCATGCCGATCAACGAAACCCACCCTCTGCAGGGCCAGTCGCCCTACTCAGCCTCAAAGATCGGAGCCGACATGATGGCGGAGTCCTATGCCCGCTCGTTCGATGTTCCGGTCGTGGTGCTTCGTCCATTCAACACATTCGGGCCACGGCAAAGCGAACGGGCGATTGTTCCGACCCTCATCAGGCAGGCCGTCGACCCCAAGTGCCAGGCCATCATGGTGGGGGATACGAGTCCGGTTCGCGACCTTACCTTCGTCGAAGACACGGCCGCAGCGTTTCTCAGCGCAGGCTCCGCCGAGCTCGAATTCGGCCATGCCTATAATGCCGGAAGCCAGCGTGCCGTGACCATTTCCGACGTGCTGGATCTTGTGCTGGAGTTGAGCGGCTCCAGCAAGCCGGTCCATCGTGACGAGAGCCGGCTGCGCCCGCAAAATTCCGAAGTCCGGGCACTGCTGGCGGATTCATCCCGGCTTGAGAGCGCAACAGGATGGAGGGCCCAAACCGACTTGCGAGAAGGCCTCAGACGAACCGTCGCGTGGTGGCGGGCGCGCCTGACCGAGGGCCGAGTACGTCATGAGATGAGCTACATGACATGA
- a CDS encoding DegT/DnrJ/EryC1/StrS family aminotransferase: MLLVSAPLLGVPEKAALSKVIDSGWLTMGERVRAFEEAFAAVHGADDCVAVSSCTAALHLILHGLGIGPGDEVLVPSLTFVATANAVLYVGAKPVFVDIESEDVPLMSIEDAEASCTSRTRAVILVHFAGYLADKEKWQTFASVRGLYIIEDAAHAPGLKEVGTFGAGAAFSFYGNKNMTTAEGGVVITRDPDLREKIRQARGHGMTTGTRQRLNSRTPQYDVTMLGFNYRMDEMRAAIGLVQLRNLQEWNEVRRVLVTLYRRLIAMRCPAVSMPFAEPRSSAYHIMPILLPRYVNRQEVIDELRTQGIQTTIHYPPVHQMTLYRERFPGVHLPRTEDFADRELTIPLHPQITSPVAEAVVDALASALNSCVRPGAAA, encoded by the coding sequence ATGCTCTTGGTTAGTGCTCCCTTGTTGGGTGTGCCGGAGAAGGCTGCCTTGTCGAAAGTAATCGACAGCGGCTGGCTGACGATGGGCGAACGCGTCAGGGCATTCGAAGAAGCCTTCGCCGCAGTGCACGGCGCCGACGATTGTGTGGCCGTCAGTTCCTGCACCGCGGCCCTTCACCTTATTCTCCATGGACTTGGGATCGGACCCGGCGACGAGGTTCTGGTCCCTTCGTTGACATTCGTGGCGACCGCGAACGCAGTCTTGTACGTGGGCGCCAAGCCGGTCTTCGTCGACATAGAGTCCGAGGACGTGCCTCTGATGTCGATCGAGGATGCGGAGGCAAGCTGCACTTCCCGCACCAGGGCGGTTATCCTCGTCCATTTCGCAGGCTATCTGGCAGACAAAGAGAAGTGGCAGACATTCGCAAGCGTGCGAGGGCTCTACATTATCGAGGACGCAGCGCATGCTCCTGGCCTGAAGGAGGTTGGGACCTTCGGTGCGGGAGCGGCATTCAGCTTCTACGGCAACAAGAACATGACCACCGCCGAAGGCGGCGTGGTCATCACGCGTGACCCCGACCTGCGGGAGAAAATTCGCCAGGCGCGTGGCCACGGGATGACCACCGGCACGCGGCAGAGGCTGAACAGCCGTACGCCGCAATATGATGTGACCATGCTTGGCTTCAACTATCGCATGGACGAGATGCGGGCCGCCATCGGCTTGGTTCAGCTTCGCAATCTGCAGGAATGGAATGAGGTCAGGCGCGTCCTCGTCACACTGTATCGACGCCTCATCGCCATGCGCTGTCCCGCCGTATCGATGCCGTTCGCCGAACCGCGCAGCTCTGCCTATCACATCATGCCGATCCTGTTGCCCCGCTATGTCAACAGACAAGAGGTCATCGACGAGCTGCGCACCCAGGGGATACAGACGACAATTCACTATCCGCCTGTGCATCAAATGACGCTCTACCGCGAGCGCTTCCCCGGCGTTCACCTGCCGCGCACTGAGGACTTCGCCGACCGCGAACTGACCATTCCGCTGCATCCGCAGATAACATCTCCCGTGGCGGAAGCAGTCGTGGATGCCCTGGCATCCGCCCTCAACAGCTGCGTCCGGCCGGGGGCAGCGGCATGA
- the asnB gene encoding asparagine synthase (glutamine-hydrolyzing), which produces MCGIAGILALNDAAEPPSREALLRMAGALAHRGPDEQGLYRDRRAGLAHARLSVVDLRHGQQPLADVDGPAWIVFNGEIFNYLELRDRLFALGHRFRTRSDTEVVLHAYREWGQAAFERMNGQWALAIWDPVIGRLVLSRDRYGICPLHYCEHGGRLFFASEVKAIFAAEIAISRAFDPAGIDQTFTLWTAVAPQNVFQGIRELPPGHVRLYEKGAAREHPFWQPRFPEIQDRDEERSGGSLDEAVEEVRLMLEGATALRIVQADVPVGCYLSGGLDSSLVATLGRRFAGERFQTFSLRFADAEYDETEFQRLVADATGSEHHEMVVSRSDIAAVFPEVIRHTERPILRTAPAPLFLLSRLVRECGIKVVLTGEGADEMFAGYDLFREGKVRRFWGRQPASTRRARLLERLYPYLSRSPVHQQALARQFFGRNIEAHATAGFAHDTRWRTTAAIKRLFCADMRAASESRDAVSELISTLPAEFLRWSPLAQDQYIEIRTLMSGYLLSSQGDRMLMAHSIEGRFPFLDDNVVTLANALPDSYKLRGLDEKHVLKRVAAPILPPQVVARKKQPYRAPNAMSFFAHGAPAYIGEALSETAVRAAGVFDPQSVSRLVGKCRARTGEGDMSNSDNMALVGVLSTQLLHQQFVASRPAGATRPDLSIDVDYEHRERELA; this is translated from the coding sequence ATGTGCGGGATCGCCGGAATACTGGCGCTGAACGACGCCGCCGAACCGCCTTCGCGCGAAGCGCTGCTGCGCATGGCTGGCGCGCTTGCCCACCGCGGTCCCGACGAACAGGGGCTCTATCGCGACAGACGCGCCGGGCTGGCGCATGCCCGCTTGTCGGTCGTCGATCTTCGGCACGGGCAGCAGCCCCTTGCCGACGTCGATGGCCCTGCGTGGATCGTCTTCAACGGCGAGATTTTCAATTATCTTGAGCTGCGCGACCGGCTGTTCGCCCTCGGGCATCGGTTCCGCACCCGCAGTGATACCGAAGTCGTCCTGCACGCCTATCGGGAGTGGGGCCAGGCAGCCTTCGAGCGTATGAATGGCCAATGGGCGCTGGCGATCTGGGATCCGGTTATAGGCCGGCTGGTGCTGTCGCGCGATCGCTACGGCATTTGCCCGCTGCATTATTGCGAGCATGGCGGCCGCCTGTTCTTTGCCAGCGAAGTCAAAGCCATTTTCGCGGCCGAGATCGCTATCTCGCGTGCGTTCGATCCGGCTGGCATCGATCAGACCTTCACCCTATGGACGGCTGTTGCTCCGCAGAACGTGTTCCAGGGCATCCGGGAACTCCCGCCCGGACACGTGCGCCTCTATGAGAAGGGCGCGGCGCGAGAACACCCATTCTGGCAACCGCGCTTTCCGGAAATCCAGGACCGGGACGAGGAGCGATCTGGCGGCTCTCTGGACGAGGCGGTGGAGGAAGTGCGGCTGATGCTGGAAGGCGCCACGGCCTTGCGGATCGTGCAGGCGGACGTGCCGGTTGGCTGCTATCTGTCAGGCGGGCTCGACAGCTCCCTTGTCGCCACCCTCGGAAGGCGCTTCGCGGGCGAGCGTTTCCAGACCTTCTCGTTGCGTTTTGCGGATGCCGAATATGACGAGACCGAATTCCAGCGACTCGTCGCAGACGCGACGGGCAGCGAGCACCACGAAATGGTCGTTTCCCGCAGCGACATAGCCGCAGTCTTTCCCGAGGTGATCCGCCACACCGAGCGCCCAATCCTCAGAACCGCGCCGGCGCCGCTCTTCCTGCTGTCAAGGCTCGTGCGGGAATGCGGCATCAAAGTCGTCCTGACCGGCGAAGGCGCCGACGAGATGTTTGCGGGTTACGACCTGTTCCGCGAAGGCAAGGTACGCCGCTTCTGGGGACGCCAGCCGGCCTCGACAAGGCGCGCCCGCTTGCTCGAGCGGCTTTATCCTTACCTCTCGCGCTCGCCGGTTCATCAGCAGGCACTGGCTCGCCAGTTCTTCGGCCGCAATATTGAGGCCCACGCCACGGCCGGATTTGCGCATGACACGCGCTGGCGCACGACCGCTGCCATCAAGCGCCTGTTCTGCGCCGATATGCGGGCTGCCTCCGAAAGCCGCGATGCCGTGAGCGAACTGATCTCGACGCTGCCGGCCGAATTTCTGCGCTGGAGTCCCCTCGCCCAGGACCAATATATAGAGATCCGAACCCTGATGTCGGGTTACCTGCTCTCCTCGCAGGGCGACAGGATGCTGATGGCCCATTCCATCGAGGGCCGCTTTCCCTTCCTCGACGACAATGTCGTTACCTTGGCGAATGCGCTTCCGGATTCCTACAAGCTGCGCGGCCTCGACGAGAAGCACGTGCTGAAGCGCGTTGCGGCGCCGATCCTGCCGCCGCAGGTTGTCGCCCGGAAGAAGCAGCCCTACCGGGCGCCCAATGCGATGAGTTTCTTTGCCCACGGTGCGCCGGCCTATATTGGTGAGGCCCTGTCCGAGACGGCAGTGCGGGCGGCCGGCGTCTTTGATCCCCAGTCGGTGAGCCGGCTGGTCGGAAAGTGCCGGGCTCGAACCGGCGAGGGCGACATGTCGAATTCCGACAACATGGCCCTGGTCGGTGTGCTCTCGACGCAGCTTCTGCACCAGCAATTTGTCGCAAGCCGTCCTGCCGGCGCGACAAGGCCGGATCTCAGCATAGATGTCGATTACGAGCATCGCGAAAGGGAGCTGGCATGA
- a CDS encoding class I adenylate-forming enzyme family protein, with protein MIHGAVPLLHDYLIHSAGRLGDKVALVCNRRRVTYAEIDERSNGVAQSLAAAGVQRGDRVVIFADNTVETVVSFWAVLKANAVVSIVNPLTKSEKLDYLLNDCRPAALITDQHLRSVFNEPARNCHSLRQVIVSGPIGDDELSQLPHAVRWEMAAARSPAAPTRRSIDIDLAAIIYTSGSTGEPKGVMLTHRNMTAACTSIASYLELREDEVILNVLPLAFDYGLYQMLMAFRTGARLVLERSFAFPAQILQVIKDEKITGFPGVPTIFASLAELKSLKDHDFSSIRYVTNTAAALPLKHITMLRDLFKGARIYSMYGLTECKRCTYLPPEDLARKPLSVGIAIPNTEMWIVDDNDQRVEPGTVGQLVIRGATVMKGYWDKPEATARKLRPGPLPGEQVLYTGDYCRMDEEGYLYFIGRGDEIIKSRGEKVAPKEVENVLVNIPGVKEAAVVGVPDELLGQAVKAFVVIEQGHIVGERQLQMECQKRLENFMVPKSIVIVPSLPRTDTGKLKKVALS; from the coding sequence ATGATCCACGGCGCCGTACCGCTCCTGCATGATTACCTGATCCACTCGGCCGGCCGGCTCGGCGACAAGGTGGCGCTGGTCTGCAACAGGCGGCGCGTCACCTACGCCGAAATCGACGAGCGTTCCAACGGGGTCGCACAATCTCTGGCAGCAGCCGGCGTGCAACGCGGCGATCGGGTGGTGATCTTCGCCGACAACACGGTCGAGACGGTTGTCAGCTTCTGGGCGGTGCTGAAGGCAAACGCAGTCGTGAGCATCGTCAACCCGCTCACAAAAAGCGAGAAGCTCGACTACCTGCTGAATGATTGCCGGCCGGCGGCGCTGATCACCGACCAGCATCTGCGCTCTGTGTTCAACGAGCCGGCGCGAAATTGTCACTCGTTGCGCCAAGTGATCGTGTCCGGGCCGATCGGGGACGACGAACTCAGCCAGCTGCCGCATGCGGTACGCTGGGAAATGGCGGCCGCGAGGAGTCCCGCGGCACCGACGCGCAGATCGATCGACATCGATCTCGCCGCCATCATCTACACGTCCGGATCCACGGGCGAGCCAAAAGGCGTGATGCTGACACACCGCAACATGACGGCCGCATGCACGTCGATTGCTTCTTATCTGGAGCTTCGCGAAGACGAGGTCATTCTCAACGTCTTACCCCTCGCGTTCGATTACGGCCTTTATCAGATGCTGATGGCGTTTCGCACCGGTGCCCGGCTGGTTCTCGAACGCTCCTTCGCCTTTCCGGCGCAGATCCTTCAGGTCATCAAGGACGAGAAGATCACCGGCTTCCCCGGCGTGCCCACGATCTTCGCCTCGCTGGCGGAGCTCAAGTCGCTGAAGGATCACGATTTCTCGAGCATCCGCTATGTCACCAACACCGCCGCCGCCCTGCCGCTCAAGCACATCACCATGCTCAGGGACCTGTTTAAGGGCGCCCGGATCTATTCGATGTACGGGCTCACCGAGTGCAAGCGCTGCACCTATCTGCCGCCGGAAGACCTGGCTAGGAAGCCTCTGAGCGTCGGGATCGCGATCCCGAACACCGAGATGTGGATCGTCGACGACAACGACCAACGGGTCGAGCCTGGGACCGTCGGCCAGCTTGTCATCCGCGGCGCGACGGTGATGAAGGGCTACTGGGACAAACCGGAAGCAACCGCCAGGAAGCTCAGGCCCGGCCCCTTGCCTGGCGAGCAGGTGCTCTACACCGGCGACTACTGCCGGATGGATGAGGAGGGCTACCTCTATTTCATCGGCCGCGGCGACGAGATCATCAAATCGCGGGGCGAGAAGGTTGCGCCGAAGGAAGTCGAAAACGTGCTGGTGAACATCCCGGGCGTCAAGGAGGCTGCCGTAGTTGGCGTGCCTGACGAGCTTCTCGGCCAGGCCGTGAAGGCTTTCGTCGTGATCGAGCAAGGTCACATTGTCGGCGAGCGGCAGCTTCAGATGGAATGCCAGAAGCGGCTTGAAAACTTCATGGTCCCAAAGTCCATCGTCATCGTGCCCAGCCTGCCGAGGACGGATACAGGGAAACTCAAGAAGGTGGCTCTTTCGTAA
- a CDS encoding sugar transferase, giving the protein MNAFDMPIGRLAMRCVSHGFCRRAIDIIAASLGLVVLSPLMLLIAVALLVEGGSPVLFVQPRIGAGGRLFRMYKFRKFHPQCGATGLALTLANDARMTRVGRFLAFSKLDELPQLWNVLKGEMALVGPRPESLSFAECFRDGYEAVLQYKPGLFGPAQIMFRHEAHFYPRDIEPTVFYKEVLFPAKARIDLSYYGRRTILSDAALIIRGVFIVLGMTADRSTGA; this is encoded by the coding sequence ATGAACGCATTCGACATGCCCATTGGCCGGCTTGCAATGCGCTGCGTGAGCCATGGATTTTGCCGGCGCGCCATCGACATCATTGCCGCATCGCTTGGCCTCGTCGTCCTGTCACCGCTAATGCTGCTTATCGCAGTGGCGCTGTTGGTCGAAGGAGGCAGCCCAGTGCTTTTTGTTCAGCCTCGCATCGGCGCCGGCGGTCGACTCTTCCGCATGTACAAATTTCGAAAATTCCATCCGCAGTGCGGCGCCACGGGACTCGCGCTGACGCTTGCGAACGACGCCCGGATGACGAGGGTAGGCAGGTTCCTCGCTTTCAGCAAATTGGATGAATTGCCGCAGTTGTGGAACGTCCTGAAGGGTGAAATGGCGCTGGTCGGCCCGCGCCCGGAAAGCCTGTCTTTCGCCGAGTGCTTCAGGGACGGCTACGAAGCTGTGTTGCAATACAAACCGGGCCTGTTCGGTCCTGCTCAGATCATGTTTCGCCATGAGGCTCATTTCTATCCTCGAGATATCGAGCCAACCGTCTTCTACAAAGAGGTCCTGTTTCCGGCAAAGGCGAGGATCGATCTTTCTTATTATGGCCGCCGGACAATCCTCTCGGATGCGGCGCTCATCATTCGAGGTGTTTTCATCGTTCTCGGCATGACTGCGGACCGTTCGACCGGCGCTTGA
- a CDS encoding N5-glutamine methyltransferase family protein: MSQDIDVADAYSRGSAVFMGMEMLVASGALVPRPETELLGSTAVDLLRQMNLPAPRVIDMCCGAGNLACAIAHQVPAARVWASDLTDGCVAVARRNVAHHGLADRVSVHQGDLFEAISTLVPQGSIDVVVCNPPYISEKRLESDRSHLVALEPREAFAAGPYGIAIHMRVVKDALLYLRPGGVLLFEVGLGQDRQVGSLLERSRSYERIRAVTNCAGEARVVLGYAKPQP; encoded by the coding sequence TTGAGCCAGGACATCGATGTCGCGGACGCCTATAGCAGAGGCAGCGCGGTCTTCATGGGAATGGAGATGCTTGTCGCGTCCGGTGCGCTTGTTCCAAGACCGGAGACGGAGTTGTTAGGCTCGACAGCCGTCGACCTGTTGCGTCAGATGAACCTGCCGGCGCCGCGCGTGATCGACATGTGTTGCGGGGCCGGCAATCTCGCCTGTGCGATTGCCCATCAGGTTCCCGCGGCGCGGGTTTGGGCAAGCGATCTTACCGATGGATGTGTCGCGGTGGCGCGCCGGAATGTCGCCCATCATGGGCTGGCCGATCGGGTGTCGGTTCACCAGGGCGATCTGTTCGAAGCTATCTCCACGCTGGTGCCTCAGGGTTCGATCGACGTCGTCGTTTGCAATCCGCCCTACATCTCTGAGAAACGGCTTGAGAGCGACCGCTCTCACCTGGTCGCTCTCGAGCCGCGCGAGGCGTTTGCGGCCGGGCCTTACGGCATCGCCATCCACATGCGCGTGGTGAAGGACGCTTTGCTGTATCTGCGGCCCGGCGGCGTCCTCCTGTTCGAGGTTGGCCTCGGCCAGGACCGCCAGGTCGGCAGCCTGCTGGAGCGCAGCAGGAGCTATGAGAGAATTCGCGCCGTCACCAACTGCGCCGGCGAGGCGCGTGTGGTGCTTGGATACGCCAAGCCGCAGCCTTGA
- a CDS encoding LuxR C-terminal-related transcriptional regulator produces the protein MYKIVIADDHGLYRRGLRSALTAGIEDVEIFEAACFDAVVGLLAEHECVSLAMLDLNMPGLFTQEVLGDVLVAYPDTRFAIVSGNDSRSEILTALNVGLHGYIVKSQSDDEVVLAVKEILAGRIYVPALLSRHLGAHDQVLEVRHGSSAGAGALERLTSRQKDVLRLMAEGYSNKEIARDLDIAEATTKIHAAAIMRELGVRNRTEAAVLIKTWLGTV, from the coding sequence ATGTACAAAATTGTCATCGCCGATGATCACGGTCTCTATAGGCGTGGCTTACGGTCGGCGCTGACTGCTGGCATTGAGGACGTCGAGATATTTGAGGCCGCGTGCTTCGATGCCGTGGTCGGCCTCCTTGCCGAACACGAGTGCGTCAGCCTCGCAATGCTCGATCTGAACATGCCGGGGCTTTTCACTCAGGAAGTGCTCGGCGATGTCCTGGTGGCCTACCCGGATACGCGGTTTGCGATTGTTTCCGGGAACGATTCCCGCTCCGAAATCCTGACCGCTCTCAATGTGGGGCTGCACGGCTATATCGTGAAATCCCAAAGCGACGACGAGGTCGTGCTGGCTGTCAAGGAAATCCTGGCAGGCCGCATCTACGTACCGGCGCTCCTGTCCCGACATTTGGGAGCACACGATCAGGTGCTCGAGGTCCGTCACGGCAGCAGCGCCGGCGCCGGCGCTCTCGAAAGGCTCACATCCCGGCAAAAGGATGTCCTAAGGCTGATGGCGGAAGGTTATTCCAACAAAGAGATAGCGCGAGATCTCGATATCGCAGAGGCTACGACGAAGATCCATGCTGCGGCAATCATGCGGGAATTGGGAGTTCGAAACCGAACGGAAGCGGCAGTTCTGATAAAGACCTGGCTGGGGACCGTGTGA
- a CDS encoding acyl carrier protein, with protein MDNFLATKPAGDIYTRQIRDFLASNFYIADVKSLSATESLLDQGIVDSTGVLEIIGFIEETFGIAVEDSELLPENLDSIEGIAQFIARKRG; from the coding sequence ATGGATAATTTTTTGGCCACGAAGCCTGCGGGCGACATTTACACCAGGCAGATCCGCGATTTCCTGGCTTCGAACTTCTACATCGCCGACGTGAAATCGCTCAGCGCCACGGAATCGCTGCTCGATCAGGGCATCGTCGATTCCACCGGCGTGCTCGAAATCATCGGTTTCATCGAAGAGACTTTTGGCATCGCCGTGGAAGACAGCGAGCTGCTCCCGGAAAACCTCGATTCCATCGAGGGCATAGCGCAGTTCATCGCGCGCAAGAGGGGATGA